One window of the Canis aureus isolate CA01 chromosome 1, VMU_Caureus_v.1.0, whole genome shotgun sequence genome contains the following:
- the LOC144319491 gene encoding uncharacterized protein LOC144319491, with amino-acid sequence MANLMIFVEIALAAAKEKRARKQYTSLTLASLFHIQLLPASGTNGLQNTASPPPRSRTSSSACNAGHPIPAHADPARSSAALPRMAGSLPCEASSTCHPCCPAGRAMWAGTASGLLTCLPSMPSMGPGTRYTAHSVLRVVTSWLRCVQSATPPLELHLNLTVSQDFSCVLLRTSHHRFHSVGNYSSLLPCVLSSLFLLHHPAARIFQEHMPRPLWPQGLCPCCVLS; translated from the exons ATGGCAAATCTGATGATCTTTGTAGA GATTGCTCTGGCTGCTGCCAAGGAGAAGCGAGCAAGGAAGCAATACACATCTTTGActcttgcctctctcttccaCATCCAG CTCCTCCCTGCTTCTGGAACCAACGGCCTTCAAAACAcagcctccccgccgccccgcagcAGGACTTCGTCGTCTGCCTGTAACGCTGGCCACCCCATTCCTGCCCATGCAGATCCCGCACGGTCCTCCGCGGCCCTACCCCGCATGGCTGGCTCACTGCCCTGTGAGGCCTCCAGTACTTGTCACCCATGTTGCCCGGCAGGCCGTGCCATGTGGGCGGGAACTGCGTCCGGCTTGCTCACTTGTCTACCCagcatgcccagcatggggcctggcaCACGGTATACAGCACACAGTGTGCTCAGAGTGGTCACCAGTTGGCTCCGTTGTGTTCAGTCAGCGACACCGCCTCTTGAGCTGCATCTGAATCTGACCGTGTCTCAGGACTTCTCCTGCGTCCTCCTTAGAACAAGCCACCACCGTTTCCACTCTGTGGGTAACTACAGCAGCCTCCTGCcctgtgttctctcttctctcttcctcctccaccacccaGCAGCCAGAATATTTCAGGAACACATGCCAAGACCACTctggccccagggcctttgcccttGCTGTGTCCTCTCCTAG